One genomic region from Glaciimonas sp. PAMC28666 encodes:
- a CDS encoding cystathionine gamma-synthase family protein — translation MTKTDQKSAYGFTTTVVHGDRQKTIEHGSLHKPVHTSVTYGYQDARQLAEVFQGRAQGYRYGRQGNPTVAALEDKVNVMEGGVATICFATGMAAIGAVVQGLLRAGDHVVSTAFLFGNTASVWQTIQGQGIDVSMVDVTDVNQVESALHANTRMVFVETVANPRTQIADLKRIGELCRARGILFVVDNTMTSPYLFQPKRVGASLVVNSLTKSIGGHGNALGGALTDTGLFDWGQYPHILGSYKKFPTTQWGMAQIRAKSLRDFGAAIGPEAAHHIAVGAETMALRMDRSSANALAVAQMLEADPRVAVVHYPGLKSHPQHALASELFRSFGYLLSFELQPTIDCFDYLNRMKLGISATHLGDNRTLVLPVAHTIFYEMGPEARARMGISESLIRVSIGIEDTEDLVSDFRQALDN, via the coding sequence ATGACTAAAACAGATCAAAAAAGCGCCTACGGCTTCACCACAACGGTGGTGCATGGCGATCGACAAAAAACCATCGAACATGGTTCTTTACACAAACCGGTACATACTTCGGTTACCTACGGTTATCAAGACGCGCGCCAGCTGGCCGAAGTTTTTCAGGGTCGGGCGCAAGGTTATCGCTATGGTCGTCAGGGCAATCCTACGGTGGCGGCCCTGGAGGATAAGGTTAATGTAATGGAAGGCGGTGTCGCCACCATCTGCTTCGCTACCGGCATGGCCGCTATCGGTGCCGTGGTTCAAGGCTTATTGCGAGCGGGCGATCACGTGGTGTCGACGGCATTCTTGTTCGGTAATACTGCCAGTGTCTGGCAAACGATTCAAGGGCAGGGTATCGACGTTTCGATGGTTGACGTCACTGATGTCAACCAGGTTGAATCCGCATTGCACGCCAACACCCGCATGGTATTCGTTGAAACTGTTGCCAATCCTCGCACGCAGATTGCCGATTTGAAACGCATCGGCGAGCTATGTCGTGCTCGAGGCATTTTATTTGTGGTCGATAATACGATGACTTCGCCTTATCTGTTTCAGCCGAAGCGGGTGGGCGCCAGTCTGGTGGTGAATTCGCTGACCAAATCGATTGGTGGCCATGGCAATGCGCTCGGGGGGGCGTTAACCGACACAGGTTTATTTGACTGGGGTCAATATCCTCACATACTTGGCAGCTATAAAAAATTTCCAACAACGCAATGGGGCATGGCTCAAATCCGTGCAAAAAGTCTGCGTGACTTTGGGGCCGCGATAGGTCCGGAAGCTGCGCATCACATTGCTGTCGGTGCCGAAACCATGGCACTGCGCATGGATCGTAGCAGTGCTAACGCGTTGGCTGTAGCACAAATGTTGGAAGCGGACCCGCGGGTGGCCGTGGTGCATTACCCGGGCTTGAAATCGCATCCGCAGCATGCGCTGGCAAGCGAATTATTTCGGTCATTCGGCTATTTGCTCAGCTTCGAGTTGCAACCGACAATTGATTGCTTTGACTATTTAAACCGCATGAAATTAGGTATTTCGGCGACCCATCTTGGTGACAATCGCACCTTGGTATTACCCGTAGCGCACACGATTTTTTATGAAATGGGTCCTGAAGCACGTGCACGGATGGGCATTTCGGAGTCGCTTATTCGGGTCTCAATAGGGATTGAAGATACCGAAGATTTGGTTTCTGACTTCAGGCAGGCGCTGGATAACTAG
- the purF gene encoding amidophosphoribosyltransferase has translation MCGIVGIASHNPANQLIYDALLLLQHRGQDAAGIATNQGNGFFMHKANGLVRDVFRTRNMRSLPGNFGIGQVRYPTAGSASAEEAQPFYVNAPFGIILAHNGNLTNAEQLKIEMFKNDRRHINTESDTEVLLNVLAHEIQQATIGYSLDPDALFKAVAIVHQRVRGSYAVVAQIAGHGLLAFRDPYGIRPLCIGVNETEKGTEYVIASESVALEGLGFRFLRDVVPGEAIFIDIEGNLYNQQCADNPTLNPCAFEFVYLARPDSIIDGASVYATRLKMGEYLADKIKREFSSGDIDVVMPIPDSSRPAAIQLALKLNIEYREGFIKNRYIGRTFLMPGQAIRKKSVRQKLNAIGSEFKGKTVLLVDDSIVRGTTSREIVQMARDSGAKRVIFASAAPPVKFPNVYGIDMPTRGELIAYGRTDEEVCREITADALVYQDIDALKRSISDVNPALKNFEASCFDGHYITGDISRDYLDHIEYVRNNPKAEIEDGVHSQLNLANFD, from the coding sequence ATGTGTGGCATAGTCGGTATCGCCTCTCACAACCCCGCCAATCAGCTGATTTACGATGCATTGCTGCTGTTGCAGCATCGTGGTCAGGACGCAGCGGGAATCGCAACTAACCAGGGTAACGGATTTTTTATGCATAAGGCCAACGGCCTCGTGCGTGATGTTTTCCGGACCCGAAACATGCGCTCTTTGCCAGGTAATTTCGGCATAGGGCAGGTGCGTTACCCAACCGCCGGCAGCGCTAGCGCCGAAGAAGCGCAACCGTTTTACGTCAATGCCCCGTTTGGTATCATTTTGGCCCACAACGGCAATTTGACTAACGCTGAACAACTCAAAATCGAGATGTTCAAAAATGATCGTCGGCATATCAACACCGAGTCCGATACCGAAGTTTTGCTGAACGTGTTGGCGCACGAAATACAACAAGCAACTATCGGCTACTCGCTTGATCCCGACGCGTTGTTCAAGGCAGTCGCTATCGTTCACCAGCGAGTGCGTGGTTCTTATGCTGTGGTGGCACAAATCGCCGGACATGGTTTATTGGCGTTCCGTGATCCTTACGGCATCCGTCCGTTATGTATCGGTGTTAATGAGACCGAAAAAGGTACCGAATACGTCATCGCCAGCGAATCAGTTGCGCTCGAAGGTTTGGGATTTCGCTTCCTGCGTGACGTTGTGCCGGGCGAAGCGATTTTCATCGATATAGAAGGAAATTTGTACAATCAGCAATGTGCGGACAATCCAACACTGAATCCGTGCGCTTTTGAGTTCGTTTATCTGGCCCGCCCTGACTCGATCATTGATGGTGCCTCTGTGTATGCGACACGTCTGAAAATGGGCGAATATCTGGCAGACAAGATCAAGCGTGAGTTCTCCAGCGGCGACATCGATGTGGTGATGCCAATTCCGGATTCATCGCGTCCTGCGGCAATTCAGTTGGCGCTGAAACTGAACATTGAATACCGTGAAGGTTTTATCAAGAACCGTTATATCGGACGTACCTTCTTGATGCCGGGACAAGCGATTCGTAAAAAATCGGTTCGTCAAAAACTGAATGCAATCGGATCGGAATTTAAAGGCAAAACCGTGTTGCTGGTCGATGACTCCATTGTACGTGGCACTACCAGCCGTGAAATCGTGCAAATGGCGCGTGACTCTGGCGCAAAACGGGTGATTTTTGCCTCGGCTGCGCCGCCGGTAAAATTTCCAAATGTGTATGGTATCGACATGCCGACGCGTGGAGAATTAATTGCCTATGGTCGTACGGATGAAGAAGTATGTCGTGAAATCACTGCAGATGCATTGGTGTATCAGGACATCGACGCGTTGAAACGGTCTATTTCGGATGTCAATCCAGCGCTGAAAAACTTCGAGGCTTCCTGTTTTGATGGTCACTATATTACTGGTGATATCTCGCGCGATTATTTGGACCACATCGAATACGTGCGGAATAATCCAAAGGCTGAAATCGAAGACGGCGTGCATTCGCAACTTAATCTTGCCAATTTCGACTGA
- a CDS encoding 3',5'-nucleoside bisphosphate phosphatase gives MLNIDLHCHSNISDGILTPAAVAARAKANGVDVWALTDHDEVGGIAEARAAAQALDLQFVTGVEISITWANHTIHIVGLKIDETNQTLLEGLAATRGGRERRARDMAAQLAAIGIPDAFEGALKHVGNPDLISRTHFARHLVEIGRCADTHEVFRHYLTEGKPGYVPHRWASLTQAVNWIRGAGGIAVVAHPGRYSLSDVAFGAFFDEFKQLGGKAIEVNTGSHSPDQYVEYAKVAATYGFLASRGSDFHSPGESRVDLGALPPLPDSVVPVWHDWALKAQS, from the coding sequence ATGTTAAATATAGACCTCCATTGCCACTCGAATATTTCCGACGGTATCTTAACGCCAGCGGCGGTCGCGGCACGCGCCAAAGCCAATGGCGTCGATGTCTGGGCATTGACCGATCATGACGAGGTTGGTGGTATCGCCGAAGCGCGCGCTGCCGCGCAGGCGCTCGACCTGCAGTTTGTCACGGGCGTCGAAATTTCGATTACTTGGGCGAATCATACGATCCATATCGTGGGATTAAAAATCGACGAAACCAATCAAACGTTACTGGAAGGCTTAGCGGCAACCCGCGGCGGTCGTGAACGCCGTGCCCGCGACATGGCAGCGCAGTTAGCCGCAATCGGTATTCCGGATGCTTTTGAGGGAGCACTCAAACATGTGGGTAATCCTGATCTGATTTCACGCACCCACTTTGCTCGTCATCTGGTCGAAATTGGACGTTGCGCTGATACGCATGAGGTATTTCGTCATTATTTAACCGAAGGAAAACCAGGTTACGTGCCGCATCGGTGGGCAAGTCTGACGCAGGCGGTTAACTGGATACGCGGGGCCGGCGGCATTGCGGTGGTTGCCCATCCGGGCCGCTATAGTCTCAGCGACGTCGCGTTTGGCGCTTTCTTCGACGAGTTTAAGCAATTGGGCGGGAAGGCGATTGAAGTCAACACCGGCAGTCACTCGCCAGATCAATATGTCGAATATGCCAAAGTGGCCGCGACCTACGGTTTTCTGGCCTCACGGGGCTCTGATTTCCATAGCCCCGGGGAGTCGCGTGTTGACTTGGGAGCGTTGCCGCCGTTACCTGATAGCGTAGTGCCGGTCTGGCACGATTGGGCGTTGAAAGCACAATCCTAG
- a CDS encoding alpha/beta fold hydrolase, which produces MKNSQSEFIQIRGLRYHIRRWGAPDAPLLFMLHGWMDVSASFQFVVDQLSQEWQVIAPDWRGFGLTQQGPADVYWFPDYLADLDAILQHYAGDEPVNLLGHSMGGNVAGTYAGVRPDRIRKLINLEGFGLAITQPDQAPLRYANWLDALQTRPTMQSYPTQAAVAARLQKNNPRLTAARADYLSRYWAAETAPGKWEILGDPAHKLINPVLSKVDEMLACWRRITAPVLCVEAAESNIWQWTGGMAVMRAEIDRRIACINNVRFVTVADAGHMLHHDQPQLLAAMIEEFFGGPIVLTLPVASAV; this is translated from the coding sequence ATGAAAAATTCTCAATCGGAGTTCATCCAGATTCGCGGCTTACGCTACCATATTCGGCGATGGGGTGCGCCCGACGCACCGCTGTTATTCATGCTGCATGGCTGGATGGACGTCTCTGCATCTTTTCAATTTGTGGTCGATCAACTGTCGCAAGAGTGGCAGGTGATTGCGCCGGACTGGCGCGGTTTTGGGCTGACCCAACAAGGCCCGGCCGATGTGTATTGGTTTCCTGATTATCTGGCAGATCTGGATGCCATTTTGCAGCACTACGCGGGGGACGAACCCGTCAACCTGCTGGGTCACAGCATGGGTGGGAACGTTGCGGGCACGTACGCAGGCGTGCGACCAGATCGCATCCGTAAATTGATAAACCTGGAGGGATTCGGACTAGCGATTACGCAGCCCGATCAGGCGCCTCTGCGGTACGCCAATTGGTTAGATGCGTTACAGACCCGGCCCACAATGCAGTCTTATCCCACGCAGGCGGCAGTGGCTGCGCGGTTGCAAAAGAATAATCCCAGATTAACCGCAGCGCGTGCCGATTACCTGTCCCGTTATTGGGCCGCTGAAACAGCGCCGGGGAAGTGGGAGATTTTAGGCGATCCGGCCCACAAGCTTATCAATCCCGTTTTGTCAAAAGTGGATGAAATGCTGGCATGCTGGCGGCGTATCACCGCGCCGGTTTTATGTGTCGAAGCAGCGGAGAGCAATATCTGGCAGTGGACGGGCGGAATGGCAGTGATGCGTGCAGAGATTGATCGACGGATCGCCTGCATCAATAATGTGCGCTTTGTCACCGTCGCTGACGCGGGGCATATGCTACATCATGATCAGCCCCAATTGCTGGCCGCGATGATCGAGGAGTTTTTTGGGGGGCCAATTGTGCTTACTCTGCCGGTTGCGTCTGCCGTGTAG
- a CDS encoding zinc ribbon domain-containing protein YjdM, producing the protein MMTLPACPKCNSEFTYEDGELNICPECAHEWPAHSSADAAEDSAKVYRDSAGNILQDGDTVSIIKDLKLKGSGGTLKMGTKVKNIRLVDSDHDIDCKIDGFGAMSLKSEFVKKV; encoded by the coding sequence ATGATGACTTTACCAGCATGCCCAAAATGTAATTCTGAATTTACCTACGAAGATGGCGAGCTGAACATTTGCCCGGAGTGTGCTCACGAATGGCCAGCGCATTCCAGTGCCGATGCAGCCGAAGATAGCGCCAAAGTCTATCGGGACTCTGCAGGGAATATTTTGCAGGATGGCGATACGGTGAGCATCATCAAGGACCTGAAACTAAAAGGCTCTGGTGGAACCCTCAAGATGGGAACCAAAGTAAAAAATATCCGTCTGGTAGACAGCGACCATGATATCGACTGCAAAATTGATGGTTTCGGTGCGATGAGTCTTAAATCGGAATTTGTAAAAAAGGTGTGA
- a CDS encoding TetR/AcrR family transcriptional regulator produces MEQKVPRRTREKILALSLKLFNEFGEPNITTTIIADEMKISPGNLYYHFRNKDDIVNSIFVTFEEEMSRMLSVPAGGRPTMQYVWQYLHLMFELIWRYRFFYRDLSDLLSRNRTLELHFKEIFGHKIKLVKQLCKALQEDEALAVNVIEIDTLSTNMVVTASYWLSYQYVLNPRKYTEQAVVEKALAGGCYQVLSLMHPYLRGEALAQFEELTAKYLKEKSEIAQPAQ; encoded by the coding sequence ATGGAACAAAAGGTGCCACGCCGCACGCGGGAAAAAATTCTGGCGCTATCGTTGAAACTGTTCAATGAATTTGGCGAACCGAATATCACAACAACGATCATCGCTGACGAGATGAAAATTTCGCCAGGAAATTTGTATTATCATTTCCGCAATAAAGATGACATAGTCAATTCGATTTTCGTGACATTCGAAGAAGAAATGAGTCGCATGCTGAGCGTTCCGGCTGGAGGTCGCCCGACAATGCAATACGTCTGGCAGTATCTGCATTTAATGTTTGAGCTCATTTGGCGCTACCGTTTTTTTTATCGCGACTTAAGCGACTTGCTGTCACGGAATCGGACGTTAGAACTGCACTTCAAAGAAATTTTCGGTCACAAAATCAAGCTAGTAAAGCAACTCTGCAAAGCCTTGCAGGAAGATGAGGCCCTGGCAGTGAATGTGATAGAAATCGATACCCTATCGACAAATATGGTGGTCACTGCAAGCTATTGGCTATCCTATCAATATGTGCTTAACCCGCGTAAATATACCGAACAAGCGGTCGTGGAAAAAGCGTTGGCGGGCGGCTGTTATCAGGTTCTGTCATTGATGCATCCGTATTTGCGAGGCGAAGCCCTCGCACAATTCGAGGAACTCACGGCAAAATACTTGAAGGAAAAAAGTGAAATTGCTCAGCCTGCCCAATAA
- a CDS encoding site-2 protease family protein: MNELIQTIAVLALPMLFAITLHEAAHAYAAKYFGDSTAYMLGRMSLNPIKHIDPFGTVLIPLLMYFSTGGAFLFGYAKPVPVNFGGLRKPKRDMAWVALAGPAANLVMALGWMLLLIGLAASGSETKNFFVMMAQAGIRINLVLFALNLFPLPPLDGGRILFSILPHKYAYKLAKIEPYGFFIVLALLLIKLPQFGDQPTLYAVWITPLMHIASSVLQWIVTPLLMLLR; encoded by the coding sequence ATGAACGAACTAATTCAAACAATCGCCGTACTTGCATTACCGATGCTTTTCGCCATAACGCTGCACGAAGCGGCCCATGCTTACGCCGCCAAGTACTTCGGCGACTCGACTGCGTACATGCTTGGACGCATGAGTCTCAATCCGATAAAACACATCGACCCCTTCGGTACTGTTCTGATTCCGTTGTTGATGTATTTTTCAACTGGCGGAGCGTTTCTGTTCGGGTATGCAAAGCCGGTTCCCGTTAATTTCGGCGGATTGCGTAAGCCTAAGCGGGATATGGCGTGGGTGGCGCTGGCCGGGCCGGCCGCCAATTTGGTCATGGCGCTTGGCTGGATGTTGTTGTTGATTGGGTTGGCGGCCTCAGGTTCAGAAACCAAGAATTTCTTTGTCATGATGGCGCAAGCTGGTATCCGAATTAATTTGGTCTTGTTTGCCCTGAATTTGTTTCCGCTGCCCCCGTTGGACGGCGGTCGCATTTTGTTCAGCATATTGCCGCACAAGTATGCCTATAAGCTTGCCAAAATTGAGCCGTACGGTTTCTTCATCGTGTTGGCGCTACTGTTAATAAAATTGCCACAATTCGGTGATCAACCTACGCTATATGCGGTATGGATTACGCCATTGATGCATATTGCCTCGAGTGTTTTACAATGGATCGTGACACCGTTGCTAATGCTGCTGCGTTAA
- a CDS encoding tryptophan--tRNA ligase, with protein MYPDRVVSGMRPTGALHLGHYHGALKNWVRLQSELPCLFFVADWHALTTHYDDPSQIETSTWDMLIDWLAAGVDPSQSTLFIQSKVPEHAELHLLLSMATPLGWLERVPTYKDQQEKLADRDLATYGFLGYPLLQAADVLIYRATQVPVGDDQVPHIEMMREIARRFNHLYGKEKGFEQKAQDAVKKLGSKRAKLYNELRVDFQQKGSEEALEQAKAMLDDAQNLSMIDRERLFGFLEGSRKLILSEPQALLTDASRLPGLDGQKMSKSYGNSIALRDDKDIVTKKVRTMPTDPARVRRTDPGEPSKCPVWQFHLVYSDLPTQEWAAKGCRSAGIGCLECKQPVIDAIVQEQEPMHERAQQYLDDPSLVRAIVADGADHARKLAQDTMRDVREAMGLSYS; from the coding sequence ATGTATCCTGATCGCGTTGTATCTGGCATGCGCCCCACTGGCGCCTTGCATTTGGGCCATTATCACGGCGCTTTGAAAAACTGGGTTCGATTGCAATCCGAATTGCCTTGTTTGTTTTTTGTCGCTGACTGGCACGCGTTGACCACGCATTACGACGATCCTAGCCAGATCGAAACCAGTACGTGGGATATGTTGATTGATTGGCTTGCCGCAGGCGTCGACCCTTCGCAATCAACATTGTTTATCCAGTCAAAAGTGCCGGAACACGCAGAACTGCATCTGTTGTTATCAATGGCGACACCGCTCGGTTGGTTGGAACGGGTTCCAACCTATAAAGATCAGCAAGAGAAGCTTGCCGATCGGGATCTGGCAACTTACGGTTTCCTCGGATACCCCTTGCTACAAGCTGCCGATGTGCTGATTTACCGCGCTACGCAAGTGCCAGTAGGTGACGATCAGGTCCCGCATATTGAAATGATGCGAGAAATTGCGCGTCGCTTCAATCATCTTTATGGCAAAGAGAAGGGTTTTGAACAAAAAGCGCAGGATGCGGTGAAAAAGCTGGGTAGCAAGCGTGCCAAGCTATACAACGAATTGCGGGTCGATTTTCAGCAAAAAGGCAGCGAAGAGGCCTTGGAGCAAGCCAAAGCCATGCTTGACGATGCCCAAAATCTCTCCATGATTGATCGCGAGCGGTTGTTTGGGTTTCTCGAAGGAAGCCGGAAATTGATTCTGTCCGAGCCTCAAGCGCTGTTGACAGACGCTTCCCGTCTGCCAGGTCTTGATGGGCAGAAGATGTCAAAGAGCTATGGCAATTCCATCGCTTTACGAGACGATAAAGACATCGTTACCAAGAAAGTGCGGACAATGCCGACTGATCCGGCCCGCGTACGGCGCACTGACCCAGGCGAGCCGTCCAAGTGTCCGGTATGGCAATTTCACCTGGTGTATTCTGATCTTCCGACGCAAGAGTGGGCCGCAAAAGGCTGCCGTTCGGCTGGTATTGGTTGTCTGGAATGCAAACAACCGGTAATTGACGCGATCGTCCAGGAGCAAGAGCCGATGCATGAACGCGCCCAACAGTATCTGGACGATCCATCCCTGGTACGGGCGATTGTCGCGGACGGTGCAGATCACGCTCGCAAATTGGCGCAGGATACGATGCGCGACGTGCGTGAGGCTATGGGGCTGAGCTATAGCTGA
- a CDS encoding L-threonylcarbamoyladenylate synthase, with amino-acid sequence MSQFFHIHPENPQLRLIKQAVQIIQSGGIVALPTDCCYALVCQLDNKDAVERMRRIRGVDDKHHLTLLCKDLSEISEYAKIDNRQFRLLKSGTPGPYTFILGASKEVPRRLSHPSRKTIGLRVPESVVVQALLEELGQPLIGTTLILPGSGLPLTEADEIRDQLEKQVELVIECGACSLEPTTVIDLTDDEPMLIRQGRGDIKVFGLA; translated from the coding sequence ATGAGCCAATTTTTTCACATTCATCCTGAAAATCCGCAACTGCGTTTGATTAAGCAGGCGGTACAGATTATTCAGTCCGGCGGCATCGTCGCTTTGCCGACAGATTGCTGTTATGCCTTGGTATGTCAGCTTGATAACAAAGATGCGGTCGAACGCATGCGCCGGATTCGTGGGGTGGACGACAAACATCATTTGACATTGTTGTGCAAAGATTTGAGCGAAATCTCGGAATACGCCAAGATCGATAACCGTCAATTTCGACTCCTGAAAAGCGGAACACCGGGCCCTTACACGTTTATCCTTGGGGCTTCCAAAGAAGTGCCGCGCCGCTTGAGCCACCCGTCACGAAAAACCATCGGCCTGCGCGTGCCGGAAAGCGTAGTGGTACAAGCGTTGCTGGAAGAATTAGGACAGCCGCTGATCGGCACCACACTGATTTTGCCGGGTAGTGGATTGCCGCTGACTGAAGCCGACGAGATTCGTGATCAGCTGGAAAAACAGGTCGAACTGGTCATTGAATGTGGCGCTTGTAGCCTTGAGCCCACCACGGTAATTGATTTAACGGACGATGAACCGATGTTAATTCGGCAGGGACGCGGCGATATTAAGGTATTTGGCCTGGCGTAA
- a CDS encoding CvpA family protein, producing MTIFDYLVLFVVICSILISMLRGLIKEILSLASWVIALFVANMYGESLAALLPEMIPGAMTRLIVAFIALFIGVRFLMMLLSMVLQGLIQASGLSVADRGLGGLFGLAKGMAIVIAVVLVCGTTAIPQQLFWRHAMFSPIAESAAMTALPFLPSAFAQHVKF from the coding sequence GTGACGATTTTTGATTACCTGGTATTGTTTGTCGTAATTTGCTCAATACTTATCAGTATGCTACGCGGATTGATCAAAGAAATCCTGTCCCTGGCAAGTTGGGTCATTGCTCTCTTCGTTGCCAACATGTATGGCGAAAGTCTGGCTGCATTGCTACCCGAGATGATCCCAGGTGCGATGACGCGGTTGATCGTTGCCTTCATCGCCTTATTTATCGGTGTCCGATTCCTAATGATGCTGTTAAGCATGGTATTACAAGGATTGATCCAGGCAAGTGGCCTTAGTGTCGCCGATCGTGGTTTGGGCGGTCTGTTTGGGCTGGCGAAAGGGATGGCAATCGTAATAGCGGTAGTATTGGTCTGTGGCACTACCGCGATTCCGCAGCAATTGTTCTGGCGACACGCGATGTTTAGTCCGATCGCGGAAAGCGCGGCGATGACCGCGTTACCGTTTTTGCCCAGCGCATTTGCGCAGCACGTGAAGTTTTAA
- a CDS encoding TIGR00730 family Rossman fold protein has product MKSLCIYCGSSPGASPLYAQGARTLARHMVDDNIALVYGGGNVGLMGIVADEVIRLGGIATGVIPMALMEKELGHKGLTKLHIVKDMHERKAMMAELSDGFIAMPGGIGTLEELFEVFTWAQLGFHQKPIGLLNVSGFYDGLIQFIQHMVTQRFLKAEQADMLINAPDSAELLARFKSFVPTNVPKWLDRASI; this is encoded by the coding sequence ATGAAATCACTTTGTATCTATTGTGGCTCTTCACCGGGCGCTTCTCCTCTCTATGCGCAAGGAGCACGCACGCTGGCCCGGCACATGGTCGACGACAACATTGCGTTAGTCTATGGCGGTGGCAACGTGGGACTAATGGGCATCGTTGCAGATGAAGTTATTCGTCTGGGCGGCATTGCCACCGGCGTGATTCCGATGGCCTTAATGGAAAAAGAACTAGGGCATAAAGGCCTGACAAAGCTCCATATCGTTAAGGACATGCACGAACGCAAGGCGATGATGGCGGAGTTATCGGACGGCTTTATCGCGATGCCAGGCGGTATCGGTACGCTGGAAGAATTATTTGAAGTCTTTACATGGGCCCAGCTCGGCTTCCATCAAAAACCTATCGGGCTGTTAAACGTGTCCGGTTTTTATGACGGTCTGATTCAGTTCATTCAACATATGGTCACGCAACGTTTTCTTAAGGCGGAACAAGCAGACATGCTGATCAATGCACCTGATAGCGCCGAATTGCTGGCACGGTTTAAATCGTTCGTTCCAACCAATGTACCGAAATGGCTGGATCGCGCATCTATATGA
- the htpX gene encoding protease HtpX, producing MKRIFLFLATNIAVMLVLSVVLSLLGVDRFLTRSGLDIPKLMVFSLIVGFAGSIFSLLISKWMAKRSTGAHVIVTPSNSTEVWLVDTVSKLAQRAGIGMPEVAVFQGDPNAFATGAFKNSALVAVSTGLLESMTKEEVEAVLGHEIAHIANGDIVTMTLIQGVLNTFVVFLSRVIGYAVDRAMSRGNNDGPGIGYYVSVIVTQIVLGIGASIIVAWFSRHREFRADAGSAKLMGSSVPMQRALARLGGGAAVSLPESMAAMGINDKPGFMALFSSHPPIEQRIAALRNPHVTAL from the coding sequence ATGAAACGAATTTTCCTGTTCCTCGCCACAAATATTGCAGTAATGCTGGTGTTGAGCGTCGTCCTATCGTTGTTGGGCGTGGACCGTTTTCTGACGCGTAGTGGTCTCGATATTCCTAAATTGATGGTGTTTTCGCTCATCGTCGGGTTCGCTGGTTCCATCTTTTCATTATTAATCAGTAAATGGATGGCGAAGCGCTCAACCGGAGCCCACGTGATTGTGACACCGTCCAATTCCACCGAGGTGTGGTTGGTCGACACGGTGAGCAAGTTGGCGCAACGTGCAGGCATTGGCATGCCGGAGGTGGCGGTATTTCAAGGCGACCCTAACGCATTCGCCACAGGCGCTTTTAAAAATTCTGCGTTGGTAGCGGTTTCTACCGGTCTGCTTGAGAGCATGACTAAGGAAGAAGTTGAAGCGGTGCTGGGTCATGAAATTGCGCATATCGCGAACGGCGATATCGTCACCATGACGCTGATTCAGGGTGTTCTCAATACTTTCGTGGTGTTTTTGTCTCGTGTTATTGGTTATGCTGTCGATCGCGCCATGTCACGTGGTAATAATGACGGTCCCGGGATTGGCTATTACGTTTCTGTGATCGTTACGCAAATTGTGCTGGGAATTGGCGCTTCGATAATCGTTGCGTGGTTCTCCCGCCACCGCGAATTTAGGGCTGATGCCGGTTCGGCTAAATTAATGGGTAGCAGCGTGCCGATGCAACGTGCATTAGCTCGTCTCGGTGGTGGTGCTGCTGTTTCGTTACCGGAATCAATGGCAGCAATGGGGATTAACGACAAGCCCGGCTTTATGGCCTTGTTTTCAAGTCACCCCCCAATCGAACAGCGGATTGCAGCGTTACGCAATCCTCACGTTACAGCACTGTAA